Part of the Halodesulfurarchaeum formicicum genome is shown below.
GATTCGACGGTATCGATCGGTTTGATTCCGAACTCCTCGACGAGCAGGTCGGTCACGCCCGCAGAGAGGAAGCCGGGCAGTGTGGGACCCAGCCGGATGTCCTCGACACCCTGGCTCAGGAGGGCCAGAAGCACGGTGACGGCCTTCTGCTCGTACCAGGCGATGTCGAAGGCGATCGGGAGGTCGTTGATGTCCTCGACGTCGAGGGCGTCCTGGAGCGCCGTCGCGATCCGGATGAGCGAGTAGGAGTCGTTACACTGGCCGGCGTCCAGCACCCGCGGGATGCCGTTGATATCCCCCAGATCCAGCTTGTTGTACCGATACTTGGCACACCCGGCCGTGAGAATGATCACGTCCTCCGGGAATTCCTTTGCCATCTCGGTGTAGTAGTTCCGCTCGGCGTGCCGACCGTCACAGCCGCCCATGACCACGAAGCCACGGATGTCGCCGGCCTGGATGCCCGCGATGATCTCGTCGGCCCGGTCGAGGACCGACTTGTGCGCGAAGCCGTTGGGAATCGTGCCGGATTCGATCTGTTCGGGCGGCTCCGTGCCCGTCGCGGCCTCAATGAGTGGCGAGAAGTCCTTGGGTTCGCCGTCCTCGCGACCGTCGATGTGGGGGACCTCCGGGAACCCGACGACGCCCGTGGTGTACACGCGGTCGGCATAGGAGTCCGACGGCGGGACCAGGCAGTTCGTCGTCAGGAGGACCGGGCCGTTGAACGCCTCGAACTCGCGGTGCTGTTCCCACCAGGCGTTGCCGTAGTTGCCCACGAAGTGGTCGTACTCCTTGAACGCCGGGTAGGCGTTCGCCGGCAGCATCTCGCCGTGAGTGTACACGTCCACACCCTCGCCTTCGGTCTGTTCGAGGAGTTCCTCCATGTCCTTCATGTCGTGCCCGCTGATCAGGATCCCCGGCCGGTCGCCCACGCCGATGTCGACCTCGGTCGGCTCGGGGTGGCCGTAGGTGTCGGTGTGAGCCGTATCGAGGATCTCCATGACCTCGACACCCACCTCGCCCGCCTCCAGGACGAGGTTCGTCAGCTCCTCCGCGTCGTAGCGATCGTCCACCGTCGCGGCCAGCCCACGAGTGACGAAGGCAAAGACCTCGTCTTTGGTTTCGCCCAGGGCATAGGCGTGATCGGCATACGAGGCGATTCCCTTCAGCCCGTAGGTGAGCAGTTCCCTGAGCGAGCGCAGGTCCTCGTCTTCGGTGCGCAACGCGCCGACCGTGGATGGGTCGGCCTTCTCGTGGAAGTCTGTGGGGTCCTCGCCGGTCCAGGTCGCTGCCTCGGGCAACGAAGAGTCGTCTAGCTCGCCGACCTCGCGCTCGTAGGTCTCCCGCAATGCCGCGCGTCGACGCTGGGTCTCGGCGATTCGGTCTTCGAACCACTCGGGGTCGAAGTTGACGTTCGTGATCGTCGAGAAGAGACTCTCGGCGACGAAGACATCGAGGGCTTCGTCAGTGATTCCTTCCGCCCGTGCCCGCTCGGCGATGGCGGACAGGCCCTTGAGCTCCCAGACCAGGAGGTCCTGGAGGTTGCTCGTCTCGGCGTCTTTCCCACAGACGCCCACGTCGGTACAGGCCTCGTTGGCCGCGGTCTCCTGGCACTGATAGCAGAACATGCTCATGCCGACCACCGTCGAGAGTCACAGATTGTTCGACACGACCCGACTGGGCTCGCTCGTGACGTAACTGAATGCATGCACCCGGATTTTCGCCACGAACCGGCGAAGGGGTTCTGACGAACATGTTCGTTCGGCCCGGCGACCGCTCACTCGCCCCAGTCGACCAGTCGCTTTTCGCCCTCCAGACTCCGAACGTCAAAACCGCCTGATCACTCGCGTCGATCAGCGTCGAAAAGTGATGCGGCCGCGTTCTCGGCCGCCGCGACCCGGTCCGCCAGTCGATCGCGGGCCGGCCCCTCCAGAAAGTCGAGGTTCCCCGACGCCGTGGCCAGCGCCGCCCGGAGAGCCCCCGTTAGGAGCATGCGACCCGTCTGCAGGTCCTGTCCCACGCTGTCGATGGCAAGTGACGAGAGCTCACTGGCCCCTGAAAGCACGTTCAGACACGTCTCGGCGATGGCGAGTGGGATCGCGACGAGCTGTTCCTGGACGTGCCGATCGAGAGCGGGCGTGCCACCAAAGGCGGATTCGACGAGTCTGGCGTCCGCGTCGGCGAGGGCGAGGAGGAGTGCACGATCGGCGGCCAGCCGCTCACCGATTCCCTCGACCTGGGCTTCCTGGTGTCCGGCCGCGGCCGTGTGGACGGCGGCCATCTCCGCGAGTGCCGCACCGATCGCGCCGACAGTCGCGGCCCCGGAACCGCCCGCCGGCGCCACGTCTCGCGAGGCGATGGCGTCGAGAAACGCCCCCAACTCGGTGCTGATGGACGTATCGCTCCCCGTCACCGTTCCTCCAGCGTGCCGGGCCGAGTCAACAGGACCGATTCAGGATCGACTGGGGCGTCCATGTCCGGTCGTGATCGGCCCACCGAAAAGAGCCTTCCCCCGAACTTTTCTCCTCGCCCCGTGATGGGAAGGCATGCGCGCCGCCGTCTACCGCGGGCCGGGCGAGATCGAGATCGAGGAGGTGCCACGGCCCCAGGTCGAGTCCCCGACCGACGCCGTCATCCGAGTTACCCACACCGCGATCTGTGGCTCTGACCTCTGGTTCTACCGCGGCCTGAGCGATCGGGAGGTCGGCTCGCGAGTGGGCCACGAACCGATGGGCATCGTCGAAGAGGTGGGCGAGGCAGTCACCTCGGTCGAACCTGGTGACCGGGTCATCGCCCCCTTCGCGATTAGCTGTGGCGAGTGTGAGTTCTGTCGGAAGGGGCTGTACACCTCCTGTGAAGAGGAGGCCTCCTGGGGCGAGGCCAACGGCGGCGGACAGGGCGAGTACGTCAAAACCCCGTTCGCCGATGGGCATCTGGTTCGCGTGCCGGACCGCCACGCAGACGACGAAGACACCCTGCGCTCGCTCCTCCCGCTGACCGACGTGCTGGGCACCGGCCACCACGCGGCGGTGAGCGCTGGTGTCGACGCGGGCGATACGGTCGTGGTCATCGGCGACGGGGCGGTTGGCTTGAGCGGGGTGCTCGCCGCCCAGCGACTGGGTGCCGAGCGCATCATCGCGATGGGACACCACGAAGATCGGTTGGCCCTCGCCGAGGACTTCGGCGCGACCGAAACGATCGCCGCCCGCGGGGAGACCGCCGTCGAGCGGGCCAGGGAGCTGACCTACGGCGGGGCCAACCACGTCATGGAGTGTGTAGGGGCCGGATCGGCCATGGACACCGCCATCGACGTGGCTCGTGACGGGGGCACGATCGGCTACGTCGGCGTGCCCCACGGCGTCGAGGAAGCGGGCCTGGACATTCACGGGCTCTTCCGTGGGAACGTGACCCTCCAGGGCGGGGTCGCACCGGTCCGGGACTACGCCGAAGAACTCATGGCCGACGTCGTGGGCGGGACCCTCGACCCCGCGCCGATCTTCACGAAAACCGTCGATCTGGACGGTGTGCCGGAGGGGTATCGCGCCATGGACGACCGCGAGGCGATCAAAGTGCTCGTCAAACCCTGGGACTGATCAGGTGAAAGCCGCGATCAGATCTTTGCCGTCCACGTAGGGAATGCCGTGTTTCTCGGCGTAGGCCCGGGCGTCCTCGGTCTGCAGGGCCTCGCCAGTCTCGTCGTCGAGCATCTCACAGACGACCGCGGCCGGCGGGCGGCCGGCCTCGTGAGCCAGCGCGACGCCCATCTCGGTGTGCCCCTTCCGGTCGGAGAGGCCATAGCGTGAGGCCCGAAGCAGATGGACGTGGCCCGGTGCACGAAACTCCCTGGGGAAATCGACCGCCTCCGGATCGGCCGCGGCCTCGCCCAGCCGGCTGATCGTCAGGGCCCGATCCGCGTCCGTGATCCCGGTGTAGGTGTCCCGGTGGTTGACCGTGAGCGAGAACGAGGAGCGCTCGTCATAGCCCAGGTGATCGCTCTCCGCGACGGGGTGATCGATCTCGTCGGCCAGGAACGGCAACTCGAAGGCGTCTGCCACCTCCGGACCGAGCGCGACACAGATCAGGCCACCCGCGTCGTTGCGGAGCCGCGAGACTGCCGCCGAGTCCACGTCCCCCGCCGGGTAGACCATATCGACCTCGCCCTCCCGGTCGTCGAAGTCGTGGATCAACACCGGCTGGCCGGCGGCAAACGCCTCGACGGCGGCCGCGACCGTCCCGGTCGACGTGGACTTATGCTGACTCGACATAGACACTCACCTCGTCACCGTCTAACAGCCCCAGTTCGTCCCGGACCCGCTCGGGCGCGATGATCTCTAGCTCCGCCGTGTCGTGGTGGGTCCGGTCTGGCTCGATGACGTGGGCCCGCTCGAAGGTGTGCCCGTCCGTGGACTCGATGACCGCCGGATAGCAGGTCGCCCCGCCGTAGGTCCGTTCCTCGTCCTCCCAGGCGGTGATGTCCACACCCTCCAGGGAGGCCATCCCGGAGCGCTCGCGCTTGCTCGCGGCCGAGAGCGTGACGTTGAGCGTGCCCGGATAGGGATCGTAGCCCAGTTTCTCCTCGAACTGGACCTTGTACCCCGGAAGCGTGACGTAGTGCCGTCCCTCGCCCATCCCGGTGGTGATCGTCCCCGCCAGGCTCAGACTCCCCTTCTGCTCGAAGATAGCCCGGTAGTCCTCGTACTCGCGTTTGAGCAGCCCGATCCCCGTCTCGGTGAGTTCGACGAACTGGCCGTCCCCGACCTTCTCCCGGCTGATGCACTCGGCGTCCTCAAGGGCCTGAAGCCGCCGGGAGGCAGTCTGTGTCGAGACCCCGAGGTCCTCCCCGAGGGACCGACACGAGACTTTCACCTCCCCGCGATGAGCCCCATCGAGGGCCAGGCGTTTCAGCACGGCTAGCTCGTCAAAGCCGACGGCAAGCGTGCCGGCGTCGACTGACATACGCCAAAGTTGGGCCCTCGGGCGCATAAGAATACCGGAACTGGAATGAATTCCAAAAATGGAACGCTACTCGGCCAGTTCCGGGACGACCGTCTCGGGGTCGGTCGAAAGCATGGCCACGTTCGAGGGCGGGGCTTCGCGGAACACGTCGTAGGCCGGGAGATGGTCCTGGACCGAGCGGGCGAAGTCGACGACTTCCTCGTGGTCGGGCATCGCCGAGCGGTCGAGCCGGTCCCTGGAGGTGCCGACGTGCATGTACCCCTTGATCTCGATGAAATCCGGGGCCGCCCGGCGGTACAGGTCGGCGTAGGCCGCCGGATCATGCATGTTCTCGCCGGCGACCAGCGTGGTCCGAATCGTCGTTCGGGAGTCGTGGGCCGCGAGCACGTCCAGGGATTCGTCGAGGGCGTCCCAGGCGGCCTCCTCACGCGGCCGGACGACCGACTCGTAGGTCTCCCGGTCGGGGGCGTCGACACTCACGTACAGCTGGGTCGGTTCGGCCGCTTCGAGGACGGTCGGTCGGGTCCCGTTGCTCACCAGGAAGGTGGTGAACCCCCGGTCGTGATAGGCCTCGATGAGTTCCGGGAGATGGGGATAGAGGGTCGGTTCGCCGTCCAGACTGATGGCGACGTGCTGGGGATCGAGGGCTTCCTCGAGCCGTTCATCGGGCACGTCGTCGTTGCCACCAAAGCCCGAGAGCAGTTCGCGCTGGAGGTCGATCGAGGCCTCGACGACGGCTTCGGGGGACTGCCAGTCGACACCGTCCAGTTCGTAGGTGTGGCCGGCGTGATCCCGCCAGCAGAAGACACAGCGTTCGTTACAGCGGACGACGGGGGTCATCTGGACACACCGGTGTGAGCGGATGCCGTAGAAGCGCTGTTTGTAGCAGGTGCCCTCGCCGCGGAGGGCGTTTTTCGTCCAGCCACAGGTCTGGACCGCCGTGTGATCGACCGTGTGGTAGTTCGGCCCGGATACCTGCTGGGTCATCGAGCCTGTTTGGCCGTGGGCGGGCAAAAGCGTACTGCCCCCGACCGACATGCAGAACCCCTATAGGCCGTGCCCGACACCCAACGCGTATGTTGATTGACTTCCGCGAGGAGGTCGAGTCCGCACTCGCCGGCGCGCTCGATTCCCTCGACTTGCCGGGCGAGGACCTCGGCATCGAGACCCCGCCCGAGGACGTCTCCGCGATTCTGGCTTCGAGTGTCGCCTTCCGACTCGCCGGTGTGGCAGAGCGCCCACCCCCCGCCGTCGCAGAGGACATCGCCGCGGCGATCGACGCCACGGATCTGACCTACGTCGGATCGGTCGACACCCAGGGCCCGTACGTGAACTTCCACCCCGCCGAGGCCTACTACGAGGAGACCCTGGACACAGCCCAGTCAGCGAGTTACGGGCACCGACCCGAGAAGGGCGAGTCGGTCGTGGTCGAGCACACCAGCGCGAACCCGACGGGGCCGGTCCACGTCGGTCGCGCCCGGAACCCGATTCTCGGGGACGCCATCGCCCGGATCATGGACCTGGCGGGCTACGACGTCGACACCCACTACTACGTGAACGACGCCGGCCGCCAGATCGCCGTCTTCACCTGGGCCTACGAGACCTTCGAGGAATCGGAGTTGCCCGAACCGGAGCGAGACAGCCCCGAATACGAGATGGTACGGTACTACCGCCGGGGGAACACGTTCCTGGAGGAGGGACCCGAGGAGGAGGTCGAGGCCGCCGAGGCGGAGATCCAGTCGCTCATGCAGGGGCTGGAACGCGGGGACGAGACGGCCTACGAACGGGTGAGCGAGGTCGTCGACACGGTCCTCGCCGGGATGCAGCGCTGTCTCGAACGGCTCCCCGCGACCTTCGAGGAGTTCGTCAAGGAGACCCGATTCATCAAGGACGGGAGCACCGAGTCCGTCGCCACCCGCCTGCAGGAGAGCGGGCTGGCCTACGAGGACGAGGGCGCCTGGCACCTGGATCTGGCCGATCGCGGGTTCGAGAAGGACCTGGTCTTCATGCGGTCCGATGGGACGAGTCTGTACACGACCCGTGATCTGGCCCACCACGAGTGGAAATTCGAGAACTACGATCGGGCGGTGACCGTCCTCGGCGAGGATCACAAGCTCCAGGCCAGACAGCTCCAGGCCGCCCTGGACGTGCTGGGCAAGGACCCCACCCAGCTCACCGACGTGATCTACTCCTACGTGAACCTCCCCACGGGGAAGATGAGCACGCGGGCCGGGACGGGCGTGGACCTGGACGATCTACTCGACGAGGCCGTCGATCGAGCCAGAGAGGCCGTCGAATCCCGCATGGGCGATCGGATCCGGGACGACGAGTTGACCGAGTCGGACGTAACGAGAATCGCCGAGCAGGTCGGGATCGGCGCGGTCCGGTATGACATCGTCTCGAAACAGCCCAGCAAGCCGATCACGTTCAAGTGGGACGACGCCCTGGACTTCGAGGGCCAGAGTGCCCCCTACGTGCAGTACGCCCACGCCCGGACCTGCGGGATCGTCGACGAGGCGGCCGACACAGTGGCGCCAGCCCCGGACGCCTCGTTGCTGGGGACGGAAGCGGAGCGGGAACTCCTGGAACGGATCGCCGCGTTCCCGGCCCGGATCGAGGAGAGCGCCCAGGATCTCGAGCCACATACGATCGCGACCTACGCCCGCGAGCTGGCGGATGCTGTCAACGTCTTCTACCGGGAGTGTCCGGTGCTGGGCGATGGCGTCGACCCGGACCGGTCAGCGGCCCGGTTGGCCCTGGTCGTCGCGGCCCGCAACACACTCGCGAACGCGCTCTCGGCACTGGGAATCGCCGCCCCGGAGTCGATGTAATCAGCCCAGCAAGCCGCCAGTCAACCGCGAGAGAATAGATCGGTCGTTCGCCTCGTTTTCTTCAGTCTCCGGTTGTGATGCAGTCGATCCGCCGTTCGACGCGGTACCGTTTGACTCCTCGACCGATTCGATGGTTGCGGCGATGCCGCTCTGGGGGTGTTCGGCCGGCTTTCCAGGCTGCTTCGTCTCCGAATCGACAGTCTGGTCCGGCGACGAATCGCCCCAGGTGCGGGGCAACGGCTCGTCGAGCAGGCCGTAGGCGACCTCCCGGTAGGCCTGGGCTGCGGGGCTCTCCCGGTCGATCGTCACGAGCGGGGTGCCTTCCCGCTCGCTCATCTGGACAGCCCCGTCCTCCGGCACCGAACCGAGCAGTGGAGCACCGATTCGCTCCGCGACCGCCTCCGGAGTCTGTTCGCCCGCCCCACCAGTACGGGTCACGAGGACCCCCTCGATCTCGCCCAGCCGGTCGACGAGATCGCGGGTCTTGACCGCGTTCGTGATCGCCGCCTCGGTGGGGGTGCTCACCAGTACGACGCCGTCCGCCAACCCGAGCGGGACGGTCACGTCGTGGCTCAGGCCCCCACCCCCGTCGAGCACGACCACGTCGTACTGAGTTCGTAACGTCTCGATTACCGCGCCGAGCCCGGCGGGGTCGGCCTGACCGAAGGCCGCGAGGTCACGGCTGCCGAGGACGACGTCGAACTCGCCCGCGTCCGTGATTGTGGCCTCGATTTCGGCCTCGCCGGCCAGCACGTCGTGGAGCGTGGGCCCCGAAGAAGGGACGTCGAGCAGGTCGGCCAGATTCGCCATCCCCAGGTCGACATCGACCACCACGACCGACTGACCGGCCTCGACGAACGCCGCCCCGAGGTTGATCGCGGTCGTGGTCTTGCCCACCCCGCCCTTGCCACTCGCCACGGCGTACACGTCGCCATCGGTCATCGGAGAATACTCCACGTCTTCGACGTATAAAGGATGGGGCCGATCGGCCCCTGAACAGGCCACAGCACCGCTGAATTGTCGGTATGTACTATTGTCGAGTCACTGTTCGCCGCCGAGCACTGCAAAAAGTCGGTCGCTGAACTCCGCCGACGAGACCCCATCCGAGGGGCCGAGCCCGTTCATGTGCTCGATGGAGAGTTGGCCCCCGCCCATCCGGGAGTGGCCACCGGCCCCCGCCATCGGAATGTCCGCCACGGCCTCCTGGAGGGCCCGCCCCATGTGGACGCGGTCGTCCCGCGAGCGGCCCGAGAGGTGCAACGTGCCGTTCTTCTGCCCCATGACGACGACGGCGGTCACGCCCTCCAGGTTGAGCAGTTCGTCTGCGGCCTGCGGGATGGCGTCCACGTTCGAGAGTTCGCCGACGTCGCTCACCGCGAACGGCCCCTGGACCTCGCGGCTCTCGATCGCCCGGGCCTTCACGTCGAGGACCTCCGCGTCGACCTCGGGGTGGGCGACCCGGTCGAGGGTGTCCTCGTCGATCGCGGGATAGAGAAACGCGCTCGCGTCGAATTCGGCCTCCGAACAGCCCCGCGTGAGGTGGTCGGTGTCCGAGAGCACGCCGTAGAGCAGGCCCGTCGCCACCTCGGTCGGAAGTGGCCGCTCGGCGTCCTCGGTCGCCGGTTCGAACCCCGCCGCCTGGAGGTATTCGACGAGAATCGTCGCGGCGGCCCCATACTCCGGGCGGACGTCCGTGAATCGGCGTCCGGTACCGTCTCCGGGGTGGTGATCGATCACGGCGATTGGGTCGATGTCGCTTGCGCCGTCGAACCCCCGGGCCGTGTTGTGATCGACGAGAACCACGTCCTCGGGCAGGTCGGCGGCCGTCTCGATCGGATCGACCTGCACGTCGAGGACGGTGCGAAAGGCTCGGTTCTCCTGGTGGCGGATCTCCCCGGGATACCGGAGGTCGGTTTCGACTCCCAGGTCCGCAGCGAGGAGTTCGACCCCCATCGCGGTGGCCATCGCGTCCGGATCGGGGTTCGGGTGCATGAGCACGGCAACCCGATCGCGACCCGACAGCACCCGTTTCAATTTGAGCCCGGCCGCTCGGCGGGAGCGAACCAAGCGATACACGCCACCACCGAAAACGACGAGCGCGAGGACCGCGAGGCCGGCCGCCGCCGGTGGGTTCGCCTCGACGAACCGCAACACCGAGTCGGTGAGAGCACGAACCGCGCCCGGTAGCAGCGCTCCAGGCATCTGTGTACAGTCTCACGCTACCCCATAATGAAGGTTGACGCATTCCGTTGGTGGCCGGACGCTCGCCCATTCCGGCCCTTTATTTATCTCCGTCGTGGAGATTCAAGCAACTGATCACATGAGCGATGACTCCACCGGGGGCGAGGAACACGCCGACCGCCGGAAATACGAGTTCCGAAAGGTCATCGAGGACCTGGAGGACCACACCGGCAGCGGCACGCAACTCGTGAGTATCTACGTCCCGCCGGATATGCAGATCTCCGACGTGGTCGCCCACGTCACCCAGGAGTACAGCGAGGCCTCGAACATCAAGTCAAAGCAGACCCGAACGAACGTCCAGGACGCCCTCTCCTCGATCAAGGCGCGGCTGAAGTACTACGACACGCCACCCGAACGCGGCATGGTCCTGTTCTCCGGCGCCGTCGACGAGGGCGGGGGCCAGACGGACATGGTCACCGAAGTGCTGGAGAATCCGCCGGACCCGATCGAGTCCTTCCGCTATCACTGTGACTCGGCGTTTCTCACAGAACCCCTGGAGCACATGCTCGCGGACAAGGGCCTCTACGGGCTCATCGTCCTCGACCGCCGCGAGGCAAACGTCGGCTGGCTCAAGGGCAAGCGCGTCGAGCCGGTCAAGTCCGCCTCCTCGCTGGTCCCGGGCAAGCAGCGCAAAGGGGGGCAGTCCGCCCAGCGGTTCGCCCGCCTGCGCCTGGAGGCCATCGACAACTTCTACCAGGAGATCGCCGAGATGGCCGACGAGCTCTTTGTCCCCAAACGCCACGAGCTGGACGGCATCCTGGTGGGCGGCCCCTCGCCGACCAAAGACGAGTTCCTCGACGGCGACTATCTCCACCACGAACTCCAGGAGAAGGTCCTCGGCAAGTTCGACGTGGCCTACACCGACGAGTCCGGGCTCTACGACCTGGTCGACAAGGGCCAGGAGGCCCTGGCCGACGCCGAACTCACCCAGGACAAAAACGACATGGAGGAGTTCTTCAAGGAACTCCACGGCGGCGAACTCGCGACCTACGGCTTCGGCCCGACTCGCGAGAACCTCGTGATGGGGTCGGTCGAAACGTTGCTCCTCTCGGAGGACCTGCGCAAGGAGGTCGTCACCTATACGTGCCCGAACGGGCACTCCGACCGCGAACTGATCGACCCGCGCCACGAAACGCCCGAGCACACCTGTACGGAGTGTGGCGAACCGCCGGAGTCGACCGAACGCGAGGACGCCATCGAACATCTCATGGGAATCGCCGAACAGCGCGGCACCGAGACCCACTTCATCTCGACGGACTTCGAGAAGGGCGAGCAGTTGCTCACCGCCTTCGGCGGGATCGCCGGTATTCTGCGCTACCAGACCGGCGTCTGATCGGGATCGCTTTCAGTCCGGACGGGAGACGCCCCGAAATTCGAACCGGGCCCCACCAGCCTCGCTCTCGGTTACCGCAAGCTCCCAGCCGTGGGCGTCCGCGATCTGGGTGACGATCGAGAGCCCCAGGCCGTTTCCACTCGCCGATTCCGTGTGGCCGGTCTCGAACACCGCGTTTTGCTCCGCTTCGGGAATGCCAGCCCCGTCGTCCGCGACGTAAAAGCCGTCCTCGAGATCCCCGACGGTCACGGTGACCGCCTCGCCGCCGTGTTCGACGGCGTTCCGGAAGAGGTTCTCGAGCAGTTGCCGAAACCGGCTCCGATCGGCCAGGATGGTTCCAGTCGCCTCGACGGTGAGCGCTGCGGGGTCCGTGTCCACCTGCGTCCAGCAGGTCGCAGCGAACTCGGAGAGGGCGACGGGTTCCGCCTCGCTCGCCCCCTCACCGGCCCGGGCGAGTGCCAGCATGTCCTCGATGAGTTCCAGACTGCGGTCGACGCCGTCTTTCGCGGCGGTGAGGTGGTCGGTCGAGCCGGT
Proteins encoded:
- the prf1 gene encoding peptide chain release factor aRF-1, producing the protein MSDDSTGGEEHADRRKYEFRKVIEDLEDHTGSGTQLVSIYVPPDMQISDVVAHVTQEYSEASNIKSKQTRTNVQDALSSIKARLKYYDTPPERGMVLFSGAVDEGGGQTDMVTEVLENPPDPIESFRYHCDSAFLTEPLEHMLADKGLYGLIVLDRREANVGWLKGKRVEPVKSASSLVPGKQRKGGQSAQRFARLRLEAIDNFYQEIAEMADELFVPKRHELDGILVGGPSPTKDEFLDGDYLHHELQEKVLGKFDVAYTDESGLYDLVDKGQEALADAELTQDKNDMEEFFKELHGGELATYGFGPTRENLVMGSVETLLLSEDLRKEVVTYTCPNGHSDRELIDPRHETPEHTCTECGEPPESTEREDAIEHLMGIAEQRGTETHFISTDFEKGEQLLTAFGGIAGILRYQTGV